The nucleotide sequence AAAGATGGTAGATAGCCCATCTGGATGGGCCGCAGAGTATGCTTGTTGCTGCATGACATGGGCTTCTGAAATCTGAAATGTTCTATGGCCCTTTTGCTTTCGCGTTTTCGTGGTGAAATGGGACGAGAAAACTGGGCAAACATTCAGAATCATCTCCAGCCTACAATGTACTCTCTCCCATAATACAAGTGTCTCTATGATTCAAAATTTGTCCTACAATATAAACATTTCCAGCATGAAATCCATACATTAATTTTCAGCTAATCAGATGCTTGGAGGGAAAAATCTAAGCGATTCAATATGCAAAAATTGATCACTGAAGTAACTGAAAGAGAATATCTCGTTTTAACATTAGTGCTAGTATTTATTAAACAACTAAaaaattgtttatattttagtacaaatcgagtagtagcagtagcagaCGTCAGTGAAGATCGTGTTCCGATCACCTGAGAAACCGTCAGGTGGTTTGTCTGTGCCGTCCAGCCGATCAGAATTCGGAGATCCGCCGTCGTTTCTTTCCTGAAATCTGCAAgtcccagcagcagcagcagcagagcaagagCAATGGCGTGCAGGGAGTTTGATACTTTGAtgcactagctagctactaggCGTTCGTTCCATGTCGCTCTCACGCCGTGCGAATGTGCCATGATCCTGCATGCATCATCGCCAAGATTATATTCCTCACATTTTTTCTTCCTATCGCTCCTAGTCGTCTGTTTGGGAGCTTAAAATTATGAAAAGCAGCTGCTGAGAAGCTAGCTGGTGAGAATCTGAAGAATTTGAGTTCTAGTTCATTCTCCAGATTCTACAATTACAGATTCTTATAATTTAGGTAAAAAGCTGGACTGTTTGGGAGCTTCTGTCAGCCGGAGATTCTGtgagaagctgcagctgctagaAGCTTCCCCAAACAGACCCCTAGTTGTACTCCAGCTGATCGATTCACTCTATTTTATATGCACCTTGCTCTCTAGCTTATCAAACGTAGCCAAGACTTGAATTTTAAAGCTTAAATTGATTTTGATGTTCTTTTCATCGTAATTCACTTACCGACCTTAGTCggcatttgaatttttaaaaataatttttagagctgattttgatttttttttcagcggAATTTATTTTCACGtatgtaaaagttttacctataaattattaattttcAGCGGAGTAAGCATTAGTGTTATGGGTTATAATCATCTGGTATGCTTAAAATCTCTTTACTTGGACTTAGTTGGGACAATTGCTAATGCATTCTCGTGCCCATCTCTATAAATACGGCCTGCTAGCTTTGCTCTTGTATCTGCACACAAGAACTAGCTGCAAAGTCCTCAAGGCGAACGGCCTCCATCTTCTCCTTCCAGCTCCTCCCATGGCGTccctcgtcgccatcgccatcgccatggctCTCATGGTGCAGAGGATATCCCAGCCATGGCTGAAATTAACTTGACGCATATCATCTCATCATCACTTGCATTTCAACTTCTGGATTGTGCAGACATGTTTAGCTGATGCAGTAAACGTTGCCTGTTTGAATTGGTCCTTGATCAGGTGGTTCAACCTGGCCGGCAGATGACTGCCTTTGCTGCTcggacgtcgccggcggcggcggcggaggcgttcTGGCGTGCCGCCATGCCCGGCGCTCCCATGCCGGACGCCATCGTCGAGCTCCTCCACCATGGTGAATCCGTGAACTTAATTGTGTACACTACTTTAAATGATACTAGTATTAGTGATggtcactactagaaaacaaGTTTTTGCAGGCAGCTAGTAAATATTTCGCCGGTAGGCTAAGGCCTGCGAAAGTCgttgatttttgcaggcggagcCTCTATCCGCTTGCGCAGACGGCATCCTTGTATCACCCACTTGCAAAAAGTTTTTGggggcaaaaaagaaaaagattaaaaaaaaagcaatttcCACTACATGCAAAGCATCCTATTCAAATCAAAATCAGATTCATTCAACAAAGAAACAACATCGAACAGGCAGCTACAATCAGATGCACTAGAATAAACACTATAAGCTGACATGTAAGATCCTCACATATATGAATGCTTTTGCTGttatatatctatttttttaacgaCGGTTATATATCTAATTAACTAACTATACTATAAacttatcttttgttttttgcTTTTATCTTTTATAatatccgttgcaacgcacgaatCTTTAGCTACTGATCATAAAATGAACAGAAATAAGAGATTATGTTTTTATACGTGGGAGCCTCTCTTACATGCGTAGCTGCATGCGTGCATGCAGAGCACGGCGTTGCTAGCGCCGGCGGCAaggccaacggcggcggcgacggtccaccgccgccgatgAACTTCAACTACGACGACTACAGGGCCCTGCCTCGGAGCGACGCCCCTTCCCCGGATGCATTGAACCGCGTCGCCGCCGTACAGAACGCCGACGAGAACGGcgtgtcctcgccgccgccgccgccgccgacggtgtTCTTCCTCGAGGACGCCGTGCGCGTCGGCGAGAGCCTGCCCCTACCGCGACCGGCGGCCGACGCaaccgccgccggcgcagcggcggccacggcgtTGCCGCCGCTGCGGCTGTACACCGTCCGGTCGGTGAGGGCAATCGAGGGGTCCAGCTTCGTCGTGTGCCGCGGCGAGACCACGGCGGGCGCCGGCGTGTACGGGTGCCGCGATGCCGCCACCGGCCCGGCGAGGGCGTACGCGGTggacgcggccggcggcggcggcggggacgcggTGATCGCCGCCGTCGTGTGCCACGCCGACACGTC is from Oryza sativa Japonica Group chromosome 9, ASM3414082v1 and encodes:
- the LOC136351806 gene encoding BURP domain-containing protein 15, with product MASLVAIAIAMALMVVQPGRQMTAFAARTSPAAAAEAFWRAAMPGAPMPDAIVELLHHEHGVASAGGKANGGGDGPPPPMNFNYDDYRALPRSDAPSPDALNRVAAVQNADENGVSSPPPPPPTVFFLEDAVRVGESLPLPRPAADATAAGAAAATALPPLRLYTVRSVRAIEGSSFVVCRGETTAGAGVYGCRDAATGPARAYAVDAAGGGGGDAVIAAVVCHADTSRWDPDHAAFRLLGVRPGGAAVCRAVADAHILPTNKD